GATTCACAATTATGGGGTCACCATCTAATGATGCCAAAAAGATCTGGCCTAATGACTATAAACGCTTTTGGTAAGTACAAATGTTACAATTTCATGCACTTTCATGCAACGTGGAggttatatataaaaatcattcaattttttttttatttcttggaAGCCATTAATTACAAGTTCACAATATATGGTTGCCTTGAATCTCTTCTTGGAAGAGACTACTCTATTGatttcaatttcaaacaatttgATTCATAAAccaacaaacatatatatatatatattaccaaaTAAGTGTTTTGTTTTGTGGTATTCAGATCTTTATGATCTCCAACATAAAATAATACATGAAAACATAAATACATGTTAGTTTTGTCTTCATTATGAgctatatgaatattttttttcagcATATCACATgatcataattaaataatttgttaaagcTATGGCTAGAGATTTCGATTAGCTTCCAAGGTGTAggtaaatatatctttttaaaataatattatatattatggtGCTTGTAGTTGATGAGGTTTTACAACATCAAAATCcacctaaaaaataattcatatataagTAACACATCCAAATCACATGCTAtacaaaaccctaatttctacatattaataacattatctaTGGTCATGGTTTAAAGTTGAATctagttatttttaataaaatattacattttattgttataaaatttattttttattagaaagaTTAAGAGTCTATTCTCAATAGTATTTTGAGAGGTCTATATTAGACATACCCATTAATAACTATACGAGTTCAATgaacagaaaaataaaattgatcttcaGTTTTAACGTCTAACAAACTTAATGAAAACTTTGAAATagattctatttttttctttctatctctattttaatgttaataattcAATCTTTTCTAATAATGAAAgttaattaatcatattttctttaaaaaaattaattaactggAATTTTCTTTTAAGAACCTCCAAACTCATTTTTTGTATGCAAATATTAGTAGATGAAGAGAAAATCAaccttatttataaattaaaaaaattaataatatattcgCTCAATTATGGTTTTCCATCTTTAatccatctatttttatttttaattcagtTTTGTTGCGGTAATATATTGTTGTAAAAGGGTGGAAGTATCCTCTCAATTTtcgattattttaaaactatttcatCTTAGTATACACATGTacataatttttgtaaaaaaaaaaaaaaaaaaaaacactaaacaacaaaattgtgtttttttggTTGTTCTTGTGTAGTGACAAAATGGAGAACTACGAAAATCAAATGAAGATGCTATCCGAGAAAGTAACAAAAATGATATTCAACATATTAGGAATTTCCCAACAAGAAAACAAATGGGTTGGTTCAAACAACCATTGTGGAGCAATTCAACTCAACTTCTACCCTTCTTGTCCTGACCCAAATAAAGCAATGGGCCTGGCCCCACACACTGACACATCACTTCTAACAATCCTTCATCAAAGCCAAACAAGTGGGCTCCAAATATTCAAAGAAGGTGTAGGATATGTTCCTGTGCACCCTCACCCTAATACATTAATTGTTCACACTGGTGACATTCTTCATATTTTGTCTAATTCAAGGTTTCGTTGTGCTCTTCATCGTGTTGTTGTCAACAATGTTAAGAATAGATATTCTGTCGCTTATTTTTATGTACCCCCAATTGATTATTTGGTTCAGCCTTTTGTTCCTACTAACTCTTTGCCACGTTTTCGTTCTTTGAGTGTTAAGGAGTATATTGGGATTAAAGCTAAGAATCTTGGGGGTGCTTTGTCTTTAATTAGTACATTTCTTGATGATGATTTATGTCAACAAGGGAAATAAATTGTACCTTAATTTAGGCAACATTGTACTAGCTTTAATACATATGTACCTAATTTCTATTTTAACTTTTGAGTTTAAAGATACTACGCTATCTATTATCTATCAGGAGTGTAAAATAAtcttattgttattaatttattataacgTTGAATttaagtataaatatttttcggtatatttatttaatgtgtCATATCACACTgtgtatatttaaattaaatataattattttattatttatttattcggTATTAGTATAAAATACTTTTACGTTTATAATGCGCTTTTCTTTAAcataattttagtaaaaaaaaaaattgtctcttttagttttcttttctcttgctttggttttggatttttttttttctttttcttagaCAAAATAGGATTATATTATTTATCCGAAGtccattttatttacatttgcAAAACTAGCCGAGTGAACATTGTGTTTGATCCAATCTTCAATCGGTTTAATCCGTGTAGGAAGTGTCATTTTCTTAATTAGGTTAGAAGCTTCCATCATTGTTTACCAAACATAGCTAGATTAATTCCATTAAAATCTCTACTGATTTTGTTCCAACGTAGTCAATTAATGCTAGTCCTCCCCATTCTTTATTGAGCCCTAATAAACAGATTTCAGCATCCTCTATATTTAATCTTATAGAGTAGTAGGAAGGACTAAGGAGGAGATAGCTTCAACCACtgatttgataattgaaattcaatCTCACATTAATTAGATATATTGTCTAAAAAAGTACTCCTAATATTTGTAACTTGTAAGCGGTACATTGTGATTGTGATTTATATGGACTTAGTAAAATATTTCATAGCCCAATACACTTATTACAGTGGCCCATCTTTAAATTTAGTATAAAATGTACTCAAAATCCATTACAAATAAGTGTTTTCGGCgcatatattataaaatgtaataattataaaaaaaaattaaataatttttatcaaactaaccatcttaattattaaaaaatttgtcatTATTATCGATGTAAAGTTgtatatatagtaataattgatAGATAGTCTAccaaaaaaaagtaattaaaagtatgttaaaaaatttgattaatatttattgtgaCTAATAGTAGTTTAAAAGCAAACAATTAAATTGTTCTACCAAtatatgaaaatacaatttttttagttcTATCTTCCGTATAAATGAACCAAGACAAAGTTAAACGTTGAATATGATTCACCATTTCCAAAGGATTAAAGATCTTgatgttaaataaaatattgtttagtTCCAACCAAATTGTGCAAGAAGTTACACAAAGTGAGCAATAATGGCACTGACCCATTCTGTAAAACAGGCCTGCCAATCCACTTGAGATTGAGTTCCAAAAACTGCAACCTTTGGACAACTTAGAAACAAATGGATGACACTTTCAACTCCTTCAAATTAGTTCTATATCTCATTCTCGACCAATATATTTAGAAATTCTAGCTTTTAGTGTTTTGTTTAAACAACTATAAGCTTACAAAAAGAATTTTCTGTAAATAAAAGATAAGTATCAATTTAGTTAGTTGAAAAATT
The genomic region above belongs to Cicer arietinum cultivar CDC Frontier isolate Library 1 chromosome 4, Cicar.CDCFrontier_v2.0, whole genome shotgun sequence and contains:
- the LOC101503293 gene encoding gibberellin 3-beta-dioxygenase 1-like is translated as MATTLSEAYRDHPLHLHHIIPLDFSSFRTLPDSHAWPQSNDDCNDHLTSNINGCFDESCIPIIDLNDPNAMEQIGLACEKWGAFQLRNHGIPLNLIEEVEEEAKRFFSLPSKEKVKALRSSGGATGYGRARISPFFPKYMWHEGFTIMGSPSNDAKKIWPNDYKRFCDKMENYENQMKMLSEKVTKMIFNILGISQQENKWVGSNNHCGAIQLNFYPSCPDPNKAMGLAPHTDTSLLTILHQSQTSGLQIFKEGVGYVPVHPHPNTLIVHTGDILHILSNSRFRCALHRVVVNNVKNRYSVAYFYVPPIDYLVQPFVPTNSLPRFRSLSVKEYIGIKAKNLGGALSLISTFLDDDLCQQGK